In Sphaeramia orbicularis chromosome 12, fSphaOr1.1, whole genome shotgun sequence, the following proteins share a genomic window:
- the ube2nb gene encoding ubiquitin-conjugating enzyme E2Nb, whose product MAGLPRRIIKETQRLLAEPVPGITATPDEGNARYFHVVIAGPQDSPFEGGTFKLELFLPEEYPMAAPKVRFMTKIYHPNVDKLGRICLDILKDKWSPALQIRTVLLSIQALLSAPNPDDPLANDVAEQWKKNESHAIETARTWTRLYASKTEV is encoded by the exons ATGGCCGGTTTGCCTCGTAGGATTATAAAG GAGACACAGCGGTTGTTGGCAGAGCCTGTTCCAGGGATCACGGCTACGCCTGATGAAGGGAACGCACGTTACTTCCATGTGGTCATTGCAGGGCCTCAAGACTCTCCTTTTGAAGGAGGCACATTTAAACTTGAACTATTTCTTCCAGAAGAGTATCCCATGGCAGCTCCCAAAGTGCGATTCATGACCAAAATCTACCACCCCAATGTTGATAAACTGGGAAGAATATGTTTAGACATTTTGAAAG ACAAGTGGTCTCCAGCTCTGCAGATCCGTACAGTGTTGCTATCTATCCAGGCATTATTAAGTGCTCCCAATCCAGACGATCCCCTGGCAAATGATGTTGCAGAGCAGTGGAAGAAGAATGAAAGCCATGCCATCGAGACAG CCCGAACATGGACCAGGCTCTATGCTTCCAAGACTGAAGTATAG
- the mrpl42 gene encoding large ribosomal subunit protein mL42 yields the protein MASGHLYKLHCHLSRFFYGATLRHVQTCLVPVRQKSFRPPLDDPNCPVEIGVTSDAKTVVCYHPTVDIPYELTQPIERPDPLSNAAETHDQVLKAHLSKEVLKDKRGPTIEELSKMFFTTKHRWYPVGQYHMRRRKKDSPKDR from the exons ATGGCTTCAGGTCATTTGTATAAACTACACTGTCATTTATCGCGATTTTTTTATGGAGCCACGTTACGACATGTACAGA CCTGTTTAGTGCCAGTTCGACAGAAGTCCTTCCGTCCCCCACTCGATGACCCCAACTG TCCTGTGGAAATTGGTGTGACTTCAGATGCAAAGACTGTAGTGTGCTACCACCCCACTGTGGACATTCCCTACGAGCTCACCCAG CCTATAGAGCGGCCTGATCCTCTGAGCAACGCAGCTGAGACACATGACCAGGTTTTAAAAGCCCATCTGAGCAAGGAGGTGCTGAAAGATAAACGGGGACCCACAATAGAGGAGCTGAGCAAGATGTTTTTCACCACCAAACATCGGTGGTATCCAGTTGGACA GTACCACATGAGACGCAGAAAGAAGGATTCCCCAAAGGACAGATAG